The DNA segment tcgtaaattaataagtacTGCTGTCCCAAGTATGGAATTAGAGTACTcagaagaaataaattcacAAATTCATAATCaagagaaaatagaaatattgtacCATCAGCAAGAAGAGAGATTAAAAACACATGATCAACAAGTAGAGGGCATAGAAATATCTCATTGTCAACAAGAAAAGAGAACAGAAATGTTATCTGAGAAACAAGAAGACATTTTAAGCAGAATAGAAATGTTACATgatcaacatattaaaaaaattgaaatattgcaCCAACAAGAAGAAAGAATGGAAATGTTGCATAATCAACAAGAAGAGAGAATGGAAATGTTGTATCATCAACAAGAAGAGAGAATGGAAATGTTGACTCTAAAACAAGAAGAAAgtcaaaagaaaatagaaacacTACAAGTAGAAAAAATAGGAATGATGTATAATCAACAAGAAAAGAGAATAGAAATGTTTCAGAAACAAGAAgaaattcaaaacaaattaaaaatgttacatgatcaacaaataaaaaaaatggaaacatTACACTATCAGCAGATAAAAAACATGATAATGTTGCATGatcaacaaataaaaacaatggaAATGTTGCACCAtcaaaaagaagagaaaatagaaatattgtttcaaaaacaagaaaaaattgaagagagaataaaaatgttacatcACCAACaacagaaaataagaaaaagaccTAATATTCTgagaattatacaaaaaaggCCTCACATTCAATTGCTTTATCAAAAACTTGTCAAATTAGAAAAGGATCAAAGATGTTTAAGgaatatagttaaaaaaatgaaacagaAACAAATATCTGATAGAAAGGGAGATACTAAGATTTGTCTCAATTTAACTATGCTAAATGGTGAAAATAATTCTGCTGAATGAAAGCAGAATAAAACAGTATTCTAaggttatattattatcaatctTATTGTACtgataattctataatatcacattgatatgttaaataaaaggaTATTGTTTTCAGACTCAAAATACAGAGGTGGCAAAGAAGGATATAATAGGTATATTACATCTTAACAAAGGTTCGGTGTATAAAATAGAATCTTTTGGTAAGTAAAATTAGATTtgcaataacaattattaaataaatcttaaatgtGATTATTTCTTGATATTCTAAAGTTTATTATGATATTCTAAACTTTTTATGTTTGATATCAGTCTTCAATGATGGCTTGCACAAGGAATTATCCAATTTACAAGAACTTTATATATCTCTAATTTACAAAGATAACTTTTTAAGAGTAATCTAGTatgaatgttaattttatatatataatgaaaatattaaatattgtctcATGTTTACCATCTGTGTTTTCAGGCTCTTGTTACAATATTCTCATCTGCATATGGCTGATTAACATTCGTCTTAATAATGCACCCATGTGCTACATTAAGTCAAGCAGATTTCCCTTCTTCAATACTAAGTATTTAAATTGACTGAAATCAGCGACTGAATTTTAGTTTCTCAAAATTGGGACGCACAATATAGAGGTGCTACAAATACTGATGACATGCGAGAACAATAGGAATTTACCGACTCTAGCAAAACGCGTCTTTCTTTCTGTAACGTAGCACTGGCGTTAACGAGTAATGCCATCTATGCAAATTCACGACACTCTATATTACATTAGAAATGCTTTTATCTTACCACAGTCAAAATTGTAAGCGTAACAATCATCTGAAGACCGATTACTTGTTGGACGTAGTGTAatgattctaaaaatattgattaattaaatatataaattatatattttacatttgtagttaTGTACGAAATGTAATTATGTTATGCTTTCGAAATTCTATATACACAAGAATAATATACTTGTAACAGCGTTCTTTATATATCGATTATTGATTCCTTTAATTCCATCACTATAAGATAATgcttaaaaaagaacaagagtttgtaatataaatttaatataaatatacaaactatataaatcaaataacaaatgataaatatcttattgttTGTCCAGGAAAGATTCGAGATACGTATAGTATCTTTCTCTCAAGCGTTACTGCGTTATGCACATTGCTTTGTCGCGATTGATTTTTGTCTCGatattgaattgaatttcCGCTATCGATCTTAGCGTCGCGTAAAATTCTCGTGAGCTCTGCGGAATtggaatatgtataaatatgccGCAGGAACAGAAGGTAAAAGAGGATGCTTTTTTCGCCGTTTTCCGGTGACAGGAAATACGCAAATGGGATTTGCCCCTGAGTACACGTCCGTCCCGAGCACTCTGACAGAATGGGCGATTTTAGGTTCTGAAGCTGCACGATGTCTGGCGCACTTGCAATAAGATACGAGCCGCCGTGTTTCGCGTCGGACTCGATCTCTGGGAGTACTACAAACCCCTAGATCCTGACAAACGTTGTTTAATATCAGGTATAAATATCAAACATTGACATTGAGACGAACGATCGTTTCTGGCTCTTCTAAAGTTAGTTGTCGGGTGGGagcgattatttttatacgtttgatatataatagaaaatcgTTGAGATAATATGTGCAATTACTTTTATTCAGATTCTTATTGGTTcaacttttttgtaaattatcgTTCTttgtattaatcaaatatttcaaatcaccggatttttttacgtttaaataaaGTGATCTGTTATGATACAAGCAATTGAGgatgtaaatgcaatatatcTTGTGATTTGAAgaaatgaatttaaatataagatatttatttaaatagattaaatataagatatttatttaaaataatttcaatttctttaaatttggatACATGACTTAACTTCACGATGCACAACTTGATTTAGTAGAATACTAATAATttgttagtaaaatttaaaatttgttttaaatttgatgTCTGAATAATTCTTGTTATTAAATGTAtctaaaattactttttgatgCACTGCTTGAAATACGTGTGTACGTAAATAGATCATTAAATCTGCAGAACCCAAATTTATCTCCATTTTGGCTGGACCACTAAAAAGCATAATTGGCTTATCGGATAAAGAGATTTGCGATCTGACGGATTATTTTCGAATTCAGGACGGTCGGATTCTTTACTCGCAATTTTGCGAAGTTATTCACGACAGCGGTAtgaacgattatttttatgtaaaacgtatttttagataattctcaataattattgttttcttaGCTTATACATCATACTCGTATGTCAAAATCTTATCTTCCGATAAAAGCAAAACATTGAATCATTTGCTTCAGCAAGTTTCTGAGGTTGATTaacattaagattaaaattaaatttatttaacattatgattaaatttggataattaacgttacaaattatatacttgGCGAGAAAAAAGTGCAtttctttaacaaatattttactttggaaaaagcaaattaaaagtttaataaaaaattaacttttgttttaatttatcgtgATACTACATAacgaataaaacatttaattaatttctaaaaaatgcattcaggattttgtgttttattttctttgtttttctttcttttgtttttgatatacaatatccttttattttttaaatttattttaccttGTATACGTATTGTTAATCAAAACTTGTTTGTGATACGCGCTTAATCTAGATTCATCGATTGAATCGATAAAATGGGATATGTAGATTCACAATATAATTTCCATGAAATTTCTCGTAGTTCCTGATTTTGGAAAAAACAAGAGTCTCGTAACCGGTTTGGAATGGGAGGATCTGTTGCATGTAAATGCTCTGAGCGGCATAGAAACacgaaaattgaatttaataatcacTCAGATTGCCGTGTTAGTGAGCAAAAGAAAGATTGTTCTTCGGCCATACTTTCAAGATTACGAGTTGGTACGTTCGGCATGCTTGAATCGATTTGCAACGTTATCCCACCcttgtaatttaattctttaattttttgattgtaCAAAGTAATATGTTCTTGAtaagcataataattatactaacCCGTGGTACATTACGTATtcgctaatattaatttttagtattttaagtTCTCTCTCGTAAAAcgttatgttaaaaaaagtaccATCGATtctgtttttgcattattaagaTGCTTTCTATGTttagcaataattatttctgtttaatatattaaaagtagacgaaagtaattaaaagaaatttattggtttaataaaaatgatagggaaatttaatagtttttgacTCATTCTAAGATATGATTCGTAGATCGCGAAGAATGTCGGCACGGTTACTCTCGCCCATTTCGGtcggatattaaaatttctggGCATTGTTCTTGGTGCCGAAGAGTTTCGCCTGCTCGTGAAGAGATTTGCTAAAGATGCTTACACTGTTAATTACGTGGCGTTTCTGAAGGCAGTCGATGAGGTTCAACGTTATTTAGACGAACATGGCATGGTGGATTTCGGCGGAGTACTGTTATTCTCGGAGGATTTccttctttcatttttttttttataatcttcatattacatatatttaggGAACTGAAGAAAGTAACATATGCTGTTTGGAACATATGCTAGATTTTACTTTCTTTGTTCCATTTCGCAGGAGTTGCCCGAACAATTTCCCGGTCGAATAATTACGGCCGAGCTGCCGAAAGTCCCACGACCGGAAATCGGCAAGATCACGCCCAGCCAAGTGTTCGGTAAGCAAACGGTGTTCCATCCGGTGACGGAGCCCACGAGGAAGACAATGCCTACGCCGGAAGTCGTGAAACGTATCCAGAGACACATTCTCGAGCGCCGGATACGGGTTCACGAATTCTTCAAGGTTGTCGcgatttaattatgtttaattagcGTTACCATGTATGCCGCGATTTGTCGGATTCGTCGTTATCGCGTCTTCTTTGTACGGTCGTGATAACgacttttaatgatttaatacaTTGATTAACAACTGAGCGATTTGGGGCATATAGGGTTTTGAATATCTGAACTCCGGTCGAGTGACCGTGCAGCAATTTCAAAGAGCGCTAGACGCGTTGCAGATATCATCCTTGGGCCATCTTTGGCTGCTCGAACCGGAAGTCGATGCCTTGATCGCACTCTACAAGGATCCGGATGATCCCGATCGCGTGTGTTGGCGCACGTTTCAGGATGATATAGATCAGGgtgcaatattataacaaatataaagttatcaatgatataaatatatcctGGTAACAATTCTTCGTTTTGTTTAAactatagaaatttttattttgaagagaCAAAACACTCGTCTGAAATTCATCCTCTTTATAACAATATctgtgaattattatataaagagaaGACTGAAAATTACATGATTTAACTGTGAAACATACTGAGAATGcaatacttttaaaagatggcatttttcttatttgagctatcatttttacattactATCATTTTAATGAGTATCTTTATTTAGTTTTCACCGTGAAAAAACTTGACAAATCGCCAAATTTAAAAGTGGAATCACCGCCTCAAGAAATCGCCGAGCTACCTCGTATAGGCACATTGAACTGGCAATGCCAGCCAAAGAGTGTGAGAGATCTCTGTGAAGATATCTTACAGAGGGTAAGGAGGCGAGTTGAGGAGAGAAGAATTCTCTTGAAGCAATTTTTCAAGGACTACgacaagtatatatatttaaataatcattaatagtTTGACAAGAAAAATTCAAACAAaggatttttacatattctatCTAAATTAACCATTTAGcacgtaataatttatttgatgctttcatatatatttttggaaaatagtaatgctttaaattaaaaatatttgaaaaattactgtGTTAATTGGTTAATAGTTTTCCGATGAAAAGCTGCcgtttatttgaataaaatatactgcaaaatatttcaataatacacAATACGCTGCTgcaatgatattaataattttttaaatataactaacaattgaattacaattatattttcgcaGACATAATTGCGGTCACGTGACGCGAGCTCAATTGAGACAAGTTCTTATCACGGCGACTATACTCTTATCACCGGAGGAAGCGTTCGCTTTGGAACAAAGGTACAATGACGATCTAGGCTTTAACTACATTCAATTCCTGCAAGAGTTGGAACCCGAACCGATTGTAGAACCTTTGTACGTACGCATGTTGGAGGAAAAGAAGCAGCTCAATGCCGAGAAACCGTCGTGTGAGCCTCGCGAGGAGGAGACTAACATCGTTTTGATTTTGGCTAAAATTAAGGCTAAAGTCGTGCGCGAGAGAATCAAAGTATAGATTTACAGTAGactgaaaggaaaaaattggATTGAGTCACAGAACTAATTCCTCACACTTTTTGCGCGCAGGTTCTCGAATTTCTAAGCCAATTCGACAGACAAAATCATCTTATCATTACAAGGATTGATTTCATTAGGGGTTTAGATCAGCTTCGTTGCGGTTTGACAACGGCGGAAGTAGATACGATTACGAAAGTGTTTCAGGCGTCTCTAAAGTAAAggagatattataatattgaaaataataattccgtTAAAATTAGTAGACAGGAATAGATGTAAAAATAGGAATAGgactaaaaagaaaaaagtctTTATCCATCAAAATCTCAGGcaacttttacttttaaaactgtttattatttgtttttttttttattataaaaatggattttgtAAAATCGTGACTATcgttaagtaaatatatttctttaacttGGCGTTCTAATCGTGATTATCGTGTTTTTTTCTGAAGACCCGACTTTATTGAGTACACAAAATTTGCGGCAGTTGTGGAAGAAGCTGTTGCGACGGCGGGCTTGGAAAAATTTCCACTTGTAGTCCCCTTACAACATGTGCCCTCCGAGGCGAGTGACAGAACTTTCCTGAATTTCGACGAACGACAAAAGGTGGGAATAGCGATGGATAAATTGTGCCAAGTGCGAAGTCCGAATCTGGAGGAGATCTTCAAAGTGAGTTgcgataaattataatgttgcAACGATACGAATCAATGTGAAGACGAACAATCATttattcttctctttctcatgAAAAAAGAGGAGCAGCAACTTGATCGttgttaattgtttttttaggACTACGATAAGGAGAACACCGGTACGGTTTGCAAAGGACACTTGATTAGAACATTGTCGGTTAGACGAATGCTGGAGCTTGTCAATAACAGAGAATTAGACGCCGTACACAAGTGCTTCTCCATCGAGAGAAGTGGCCGCTTGGAGTTCAACTATCGAGCCTTCCTGCGTGCTTTGCACCTGTTACAAGAGAACAAAAAGGTCATGCCCTTTTAGAAGAGGCGATTGACCCGGTTGCAAGTTTAGAAGCTGAGAGAATACTTTGCTGTTATATCTCATAGTGTATATTaccgttaaataatttaagtgaATGCGACGTTTTAAGCTGCACATTCTTTGAGTATTTATGTGTCACGTAGAGGGAAACAAGTTGTCTAATTTTCGAGGTACTTTTTATACATCAACTTTATTATTCGTACGTATTTTTGAGGTGctgtgaaaaaatatatcttcgaATAAATCAAatgtctttttaaaaaaacttcttGATTATTTCATTAGctagaattttaattagctGCACAATGACGTAACGTGaactttttcataaatattaagtttacaCTTCAGATAATAGATGTAGTATAAAAAAGACACCTTCTATACAATGTTTTAAAACTGCATctgcaagtttttttttcgtatattatatatgcttAGACTGGCTAGTTTAAAACTGTAGACCGGACAAAATATAGATGAGATGATATTGTGAGAGCATGTTTGCctatatgaataattaaacttgTTGGACCAGTTCTTTTCAGAAGGAGAACTTCTTTCGTTCACTAACGTCTGTGCATCAAACTTTGATCttcgtataaatttattcggaATTTAAAACTTGCTTCTTAGATTGAGAAGGTATAAGAAGGAAGAACATCGTGTGGATCGCggtgatttttatttctgacgACTTGCTGTTACATCGAACATAAGGTAaggagatttttttctttgtcataattgtatcaatttattaacaatcagcttatcttatatttttcttattacaaaatggtttattataaattaactctTTGATTATATCGTTATTTTTACTACTTTGGACTGTAATTATAAGTCTGTCGCGTCGGAcgccattttattttaaaataaagaaaaaatttgaaaaaaatgacaaagtatctatcttttatttttctatttattttctaaatatgaGTAAGGGAAGAaagatgatttttaaaataaaatatataacttttcgGTCTATATGggaatcaatttttaatttgaagatAATTGAAGAGTCGATCATGAATACCGGCTTACACTATTCTAATATTGAATTGCTTCCTCACTCGCTAATGGATGGCGCCACCGttacaattttgatataagaaatttttagatttttaaatttattttattatgtgtacTTAATAATTGTCTTTCATTTGtcacaataatttttccaattattTTTAGCTAATGTGATgaataagataaaagttaaaataaaaaatgtttaatttaggtctttattttattcaagttgtaagttttaatttaataatgattttataatattattattttattatatcaagtTTCTGTATTACATAAGTTATTAATTGTGGAACTAGAGTTTATTGAGTTTAAAATACACGTACCGTGCGGGAAAATACGCGCGGGACGTACCGTGAAATCAGTGAGACTTTAGGTAAATGTCAAAACAGCGCGCTTGCATTCAAAGTATCGGTTGCGACGTCCATTCTGAGGAAATAGGAGCGGCTACATTTTTAGATCATAGGAATTGCCGAAGCACATACATTAGCTTTGCCAGCACGTACCACTCGCTGGCGGAGAATAATTTAGGCAGATAGAAAGTCACGTTCTCGTATGCTCCTTACAATGGATTAAAATGCCAAGAGAAAATATGTGTCGTTGTTAGCACTCGCtacttgcaaaaaaaaagatctcttGACTTTCGTTGCATCGTCAAAATACTCCTTACATTACTAAAATACTTGGTCTTTTATGTGATAAAGAAACGATGAGATCCGTGATGCTGCTTTGCCTGATCGTCGCTTCCGCCGTTGCTGGACCACCTGCACTGGCTGGAGTCTCGGAGGAATTCCTGTCGCCTCAGTGTCAAACCCCCAAGTGTCCGGCCACGAAAATCAAAGGTGACTCGCCGATCACTTTACCTTATCCCTTGGACTGCCTGCAATACATCGTCTGCGAGGAGTCCGGCCCTCGCACAGTGGCATGTCCAGATGATATGATCTTCAACAAGGTaagacatttaaatttatctgaGGCTTGATTCAAAATTAAAGACTGAAAATTTCgtgttacaataaatatacagACACAaggtaattttattcaaacttttttacgtgcaacaaattgttaaaatttcttgtctatataataaaacaaaaatattatatttttgcgttAGAAATACAATTTCAGGATACGCTCCGACTTTGAGCTGTCGCTTTAAAACGCAGAAGTCATTCTCGATTCCGAGAGTAACTCGTACAGAGCGAGAGATAGCATTGTGAGTCcgctgttaatttttaatcgtcTAATTTTTCAATGTGTCAAGCAAGGCAGATAGCGAAATTGTAATCCTGCGAGAGCCTTGCAATCTCACTTGGGCCGAAATTCTCATTGGACAATACTTCTTACGTCTCAGTTCAGTTTCAGTTAAAATTACATCTCTTGATATACACTTGGCGATATGGCGGTTCGCATGATGTTTCACGGATTGTTGTTGTCCGGAGTGTTGCACATCACGCGAAAAAACCCGCCCGCTGCATCGATCGGCCACCTATGAGGAGTAGCCTCGCACGAGAGACGGGGACGATTTCATTCATCTTCGTCGGTCTCTCGTGACGCGATGTCTCATTAATTCCTTGTTCCCGTGTATAGGTCTACATACATCATAATATCCCGCATTTTAGGATCATTTCTTGTAACGACATATCGACATTTACACATTGTTACATTGATTGAAGCtgcaatctataaaaaaatttcatattatctTTTCGTcgttataagaaattaatgatTCGGGATTGCGGGAGAGATATTTTATAGTGTATATAGCATAGACGATAAATAGAAAcctaaatgaattttataaattttctaatacatagaattgaatataaatgtttattaacaCTAGTCATTTTGCAATTCATGAATTTGTCGGTACTTTTTAGcacataacattaataaattaattagacaAATTGAACAAATGTTAACTTCTATTGCCGTAGTGCAGaacaaagattttaattaaaaccagATTTatgaataacaatattaaataaacgaaaaATACTCAGGTCATCTGGTTTATTTCTAATTCAATTGCCGTGGTTTAGaacaaagattttaattaaaaccagatttataaacaacaatattaaataaacgaaaaATAGGTTATCTGGtctatttctaatattaaaaaaaaaattttaatgttaataaatatttctttagaaatcgtacgaaattatttatgataaaattttttaaaataacttctagaattattttgaaaacatctttaataaattcttaattaattcaatttgaacatatatatatatatatatatatatatatatatatatatacatatatggctactaataaaatttaattatagtctttgttaattttaaataaaacacggTAAATTTGTCTCGCCTCgtcgatttattattattgcatgctaaaaatattaacatgtaCTGTAGAAGAATAAGTCTCTAATAATAAACACTTATATTTGTTTCCTTTATTAGaagattgataaaaatacCATTTTCGAGAAATCCTATTGTTCTCAAACATAAATTATgacagaattaattattatatttaaatcatttgacttataaaaatttctaagatatctttatactaaatttctattaaaattaattttctcttattctgtaagtgtaaaaaattaattatcaatgcTACGTCAAGTATCATCAATCATCCTTTCCATCTCATTAAGCAGTAATTAAAGCCAGAAGTAGAGTTTACATCCTCatcaaattatcaaaaaaagtttattttacttaGAATACCTTTAAATTGGAATAGTTCTGGTAACAGATTAGGCAAAATTCACAAGTACTCTGCGCATGCAgcgttatattataataaaagtacacgggatgaaagagagaaatggaTCTTACTCCGAAACACGACACCGATGTGTTGGTGATCTACAAATGCGTCACGTGTAGAAGTCGCGGCCTCGTATCACCCTACGATAACCCAACGATGGAATCCTCCCCCGTTTCGTCGTATCCAGTTACGGACGCACGTGCATATTGTCGTCCCCGGGTGCTTCACCTGACACGTGGCCGGGCGAATTTCAATTCACCGGTTCTCCGAGGACGTCGGTGCTTGACTTCGTGACGAGCGGGGTCGCCTGAACTCACTCGACCGGTTGTCGTTTTTAATCCGTCGCCCTTCTTTGCGTGCGTAACGATCGCTCCGCGATATCGCGTCACGCTTGCGAAAGCACGAAAGCAGTcctttgaagaaaaaaaaacacaggGAGGAATGGTAGGAACTAATGGAAATTTAATTCCGCGATGTCGCGAGAGATGCTAATCTTGGACAGCGGAA comes from the Monomorium pharaonis isolate MP-MQ-018 chromosome 9, ASM1337386v2, whole genome shotgun sequence genome and includes:
- the LOC105829378 gene encoding uncharacterized protein LOC105829378 isoform X3, with protein sequence MRVMPLNTRREQKVLKLHDVWRTCNKIRAAVFRVGLDLWEYYKPLDPDKRCLISVPDFGKNKSLVTGLEWEDLLHVNALSGIETRKLNLIITQIAVLVSKRKIVLRPYFQDYELIAKNVGTVTLAHFGRILKFLGIVLGAEEFRLLVKRFAKDAYTVNYVAFLKAVDEVQRYLDEHGMVDFGGELPEQFPGRIITAELPKVPRPEIGKITPSQVFGKQTVFHPVTEPTRKTMPTPEVVKRIQRHILERRIRVHEFFKGFEYLNSGRVTVQQFQRALDALQISSLGHLWLLEPEVDALIALYKDPDDPDRVCWRTFQDDIDQVFTVKKLDKSPNLKVESPPQEIAELPRIGTLNWQCQPKSVRDLCEDILQRVRRRVEERRILLKQFFKDYDKHNCGHVTRAQLRQVLITATILLSPEEAFALEQRYNDDLGFNYIQFLQELEPEPIVEPLYVRMLEEKKQLNAEKPSCEPREEETNIVLILAKIKAKVVRERIKVLEFLSQFDRQNHLIITRIDFIRGLDQLRCGLTTAEVDTITKVFQASLKPDFIEYTKFAAVVEEAVATAGLEKFPLVVPLQHVPSEASDRTFLNFDERQKVGIAMDKLCQVRSPNLEEIFKDYDKENTGTVCKGHLIRTLSVRRMLELVNNRELDAVHKCFSIERSGRLEFNYRAFLRALHLLQENKKVMPF
- the LOC105829378 gene encoding uncharacterized protein LOC105829378 isoform X5 — encoded protein: MRVMPLNTRREQKVLKLHDVWRTCNKIRAAVFRVGLDLWEYYKPLDPDKRCLISEPKFISILAGPLKSIIGLSDKEICDLTDYFRIQDGRILYSQFCEVIHDSVPDFGKNKSLVTGLEWEDLLHVNALSGIETRKLNLIITQIAVLVSKRKIVLRPYFQDYELIAKNVGTVTLAHFGRILKFLGIVLGAEEFRLLVKRFAKDAYTVNYVAFLKAVDEVQRYLDEHGMVDFGGELPEQFPGRIITAELPKVPRPEIGKITPSQVFGKQTVFHPVTEPTRKTMPTPEVVKRIQRHILERRIRVHEFFKGFEYLNSGRVTVQQFQRALDALQISSLGHLWLLEPEVDALIALYKDPDDPDRVCWRTFQDDIDQVFTVKKLDKSPNLKVESPPQEIAELPRIGTLNWQCQPKSVRDLCEDILQRVRRRVEERRILLKQFFKDYDKHNCGHVTRAQLRQVLITATILLSPEEAFALEQRYNDDLGFNYIQFLQELEPEPIVEPLPDFIEYTKFAAVVEEAVATAGLEKFPLVVPLQHVPSEASDRTFLNFDERQKVGIAMDKLCQVRSPNLEEIFKDYDKENTGTVCKGHLIRTLSVRRMLELVNNRELDAVHKCFSIERSGRLEFNYRAFLRALHLLQENKKVMPF
- the LOC105829378 gene encoding uncharacterized protein LOC105829378 isoform X1, whose protein sequence is MRVMPLNTRREQKVLKLHDVWRTCNKIRAAVFRVGLDLWEYYKPLDPDKRCLISEPKFISILAGPLKSIIGLSDKEICDLTDYFRIQDGRILYSQFCEVIHDSVPDFGKNKSLVTGLEWEDLLHVNALSGIETRKLNLIITQIAVLVSKRKIVLRPYFQDYELIAKNVGTVTLAHFGRILKFLGIVLGAEEFRLLVKRFAKDAYTVNYVAFLKAVDEVQRYLDEHGMVDFGGELPEQFPGRIITAELPKVPRPEIGKITPSQVFGKQTVFHPVTEPTRKTMPTPEVVKRIQRHILERRIRVHEFFKGFEYLNSGRVTVQQFQRALDALQISSLGHLWLLEPEVDALIALYKDPDDPDRVCWRTFQDDIDQVFTVKKLDKSPNLKVESPPQEIAELPRIGTLNWQCQPKSVRDLCEDILQRVRRRVEERRILLKQFFKDYDKHNCGHVTRAQLRQVLITATILLSPEEAFALEQRYNDDLGFNYIQFLQELEPEPIVEPLYVRMLEEKKQLNAEKPSCEPREEETNIVLILAKIKAKVVRERIKVLEFLSQFDRQNHLIITRIDFIRGLDQLRCGLTTAEVDTITKVFQASLKPDFIEYTKFAAVVEEAVATAGLEKFPLVVPLQHVPSEASDRTFLNFDERQKVGIAMDKLCQVRSPNLEEIFKDYDKENTGTVCKGHLIRTLSVRRMLELVNNRELDAVHKCFSIERSGRLEFNYRAFLRALHLLQENKKVMPF
- the LOC105829378 gene encoding uncharacterized protein LOC105829378 isoform X6, which translates into the protein MRVMPLNTRREQKVLKLHDVWRTCNKIRAAVFRVGLDLWEYYKPLDPDKRCLISEPKFISILAGPLKSIIGLSDKEICDLTDYFRIQDGRILYSQFCEVIHDSVPDFGKNKSLVTGLEWEDLLHVNALSGIETRKLNLIITQIAVLVSKRKIVLRPYFQDYELIAKNVGTVTLAHFGRILKFLGIVLGAEEFRLLVKRFAKDAYTVNYVAFLKAVDEVQRYLDEHGMVDFGGELPEQFPGRIITAELPKVPRPEIGKITPSQVFGKQTVFHPVTEPTRKTMPTPEVVKRIQRHILERRIRVHEFFKGFEYLNSGRVTVQQFQRALDALQISSLGHLWLLEPEVDALIALYKDPDDPDRVCWRTFQDDIDQVFTVKKLDKSPNLKVESPPQEIAELPRIGTLNWQCQPKSVRDLCEDILQRVRRRVEERRILLKQFFKDYDKHNCGHVTRAQLRQVLITATILLSPEEAFALEQRPDFIEYTKFAAVVEEAVATAGLEKFPLVVPLQHVPSEASDRTFLNFDERQKVGIAMDKLCQVRSPNLEEIFKDYDKENTGTVCKGHLIRTLSVRRMLELVNNRELDAVHKCFSIERSGRLEFNYRAFLRALHLLQENKKVMPF
- the LOC105829378 gene encoding uncharacterized protein LOC105829378 isoform X2, which translates into the protein MRVMPLNTRRVLKLHDVWRTCNKIRAAVFRVGLDLWEYYKPLDPDKRCLISEPKFISILAGPLKSIIGLSDKEICDLTDYFRIQDGRILYSQFCEVIHDSVPDFGKNKSLVTGLEWEDLLHVNALSGIETRKLNLIITQIAVLVSKRKIVLRPYFQDYELIAKNVGTVTLAHFGRILKFLGIVLGAEEFRLLVKRFAKDAYTVNYVAFLKAVDEVQRYLDEHGMVDFGGELPEQFPGRIITAELPKVPRPEIGKITPSQVFGKQTVFHPVTEPTRKTMPTPEVVKRIQRHILERRIRVHEFFKGFEYLNSGRVTVQQFQRALDALQISSLGHLWLLEPEVDALIALYKDPDDPDRVCWRTFQDDIDQVFTVKKLDKSPNLKVESPPQEIAELPRIGTLNWQCQPKSVRDLCEDILQRVRRRVEERRILLKQFFKDYDKHNCGHVTRAQLRQVLITATILLSPEEAFALEQRYNDDLGFNYIQFLQELEPEPIVEPLYVRMLEEKKQLNAEKPSCEPREEETNIVLILAKIKAKVVRERIKVLEFLSQFDRQNHLIITRIDFIRGLDQLRCGLTTAEVDTITKVFQASLKPDFIEYTKFAAVVEEAVATAGLEKFPLVVPLQHVPSEASDRTFLNFDERQKVGIAMDKLCQVRSPNLEEIFKDYDKENTGTVCKGHLIRTLSVRRMLELVNNRELDAVHKCFSIERSGRLEFNYRAFLRALHLLQENKKVMPF